A genomic window from Paenibacillus sp. FSL K6-0276 includes:
- a CDS encoding DUF420 domain-containing protein, with product MDIFTLFPTISTSFIVLSAVLVAIGWWLIIKGKREAHKKTMIAAAIAALLFFIVYVSRTLFVGNTSWGGPDELKTIYQVFLIFHIVLATVAAVFGLTTLTLGFKAKYSKHRKWGRVTSIIWFITAITGVMVYVLLYILYPGGHTLPVWKVILGA from the coding sequence ATGGATATTTTCACACTGTTTCCAACTATTAGTACATCGTTCATCGTGCTCAGCGCGGTGCTCGTTGCTATTGGCTGGTGGCTCATCATTAAGGGCAAACGCGAGGCGCACAAGAAGACAATGATTGCTGCTGCAATCGCTGCGCTCCTGTTTTTTATTGTTTACGTATCCAGAACGTTGTTCGTGGGAAACACCTCATGGGGCGGTCCGGATGAACTGAAGACGATTTATCAAGTATTTCTGATCTTCCATATCGTGCTGGCAACGGTAGCTGCAGTATTCGGACTTACTACGTTAACTCTTGGATTTAAGGCGAAGTACTCCAAGCACCGGAAATGGGGCAGAGTGACATCTATAATCTGGTTCATTACTGCGATTACTGGTGTTATGGTGTATGTGCTGCTTTATATTTTGTATCCAGGTGGACATACCTTACCGGTGTGGAAAGTTATTTTGGGCGCTTAA
- a CDS encoding IS4 family transposase gives MGTIPNQSVICKCLDLLPLSDEAFPLFNHRRRLTLVKAVKLLVEAQLNQRADLDEISQALRANRELQQAVGLKSISPSQVVRTLDNLPLEVLQRVWLLLTQQVAQMYPEQGVTGLGKLHLIDSTSLSLPELAGKWAYCSKHSNGVKVHLKLVIADSDTVYPTQVICSTLGVADSEVALDLVVDKDAIHVLDRGYRVYRLYETWLEQGLRFVARIQQNSRTLVLHEREVAPHTPVLRDADVLVSYKNAEKQLVEVQLRLVEYTDEKGRQYRVITNVWDKTAEQISEIYHHRWLIEIFFKWMKQHVSLIHLYSSREKAVWNQIFLALIGYALVLLLRNETDAAQSPWSFLKLLRCYMCQAWNRFLQELQRKPEKFSKGRQKKGKTGRPQTKPKKYKTVKKYANQ, from the coding sequence ATGGGTACTATACCAAATCAATCTGTCATTTGTAAATGCCTTGATTTACTTCCGCTTTCCGACGAAGCGTTTCCGCTGTTTAATCATCGACGTAGATTGACGTTGGTCAAGGCCGTGAAACTACTTGTCGAAGCCCAACTCAACCAACGAGCAGACCTCGACGAAATTAGCCAGGCCTTACGAGCGAACCGAGAACTTCAGCAAGCAGTAGGTCTAAAATCGATTAGTCCTTCTCAAGTGGTGCGTACACTGGACAATCTACCGCTCGAGGTGTTGCAGCGCGTGTGGCTCCTGCTTACGCAGCAAGTCGCACAGATGTATCCTGAACAAGGCGTTACCGGTCTGGGTAAACTTCATCTCATTGATTCTACGAGTCTGTCTCTCCCTGAACTCGCTGGGAAGTGGGCCTATTGTTCCAAGCATAGTAACGGGGTCAAGGTTCATTTGAAGCTTGTGATTGCAGATAGCGATACGGTGTACCCGACCCAAGTCATTTGCTCGACGCTCGGGGTCGCCGACTCTGAAGTGGCCTTGGATTTAGTCGTCGACAAAGATGCCATTCATGTCTTGGATCGTGGGTATAGGGTGTACCGTTTGTATGAAACTTGGCTGGAGCAAGGTCTGCGGTTTGTCGCACGCATCCAGCAGAACAGCAGAACCCTCGTTCTTCATGAGCGTGAGGTCGCCCCCCATACCCCCGTGTTGCGGGATGCCGATGTGCTTGTGAGTTACAAAAATGCGGAAAAACAACTCGTCGAGGTTCAGCTGCGTTTAGTGGAATATACTGACGAAAAAGGGCGTCAATATCGGGTTATAACCAATGTGTGGGACAAAACGGCCGAGCAGATTAGTGAAATCTATCACCACCGGTGGCTAATTGAGATCTTCTTCAAGTGGATGAAGCAGCATGTTAGCTTGATCCACCTGTATAGTTCACGAGAAAAAGCGGTGTGGAATCAGATCTTTTTAGCACTGATTGGATATGCATTGGTTCTTCTGCTTCGCAATGAGACGGACGCAGCGCAGTCCCCGTGGTCTTTTTTGAAGCTTTTACGGTGCTACATGTGCCAGGCATGGAACCGATTTCTACAAGAACTCCAGCGAAAACCAGAGAAGTTCTCAAAGGGAAGGCAGAAAAAAGGAAAGACAGGTCGTCCCCAAACGAAGCCGAAGAAATATAAGACGGTAAAGAAGTACGCCAACCAGTAA
- a CDS encoding GntR family transcriptional regulator, whose protein sequence is MWVPVQINENSAEPLYHQIETQLRSLIISGVITEGTLLPSIREFAGDLKCSVITVRRVYQDLENEGLLRTRQGTGTFVSHVGVGAMEEYKRDAVGKALESAVDICLSVHCSKEELEEIFQEIVERKYREQE, encoded by the coding sequence ATGTGGGTACCGGTACAGATCAACGAAAATAGTGCAGAACCGCTATATCATCAGATAGAGACACAGCTTAGATCATTAATTATTAGTGGAGTTATTACGGAAGGGACACTACTGCCCTCCATTCGTGAGTTCGCCGGAGACCTGAAGTGCAGTGTAATTACAGTGCGGCGCGTGTATCAGGATTTAGAGAACGAAGGGTTGCTGCGAACACGACAAGGAACAGGTACCTTTGTATCCCATGTAGGTGTCGGAGCGATGGAGGAATATAAGCGAGATGCAGTCGGTAAAGCGCTTGAAAGTGCAGTGGACATCTGCCTATCAGTACATTGCAGCAAGGAAGAGCTTGAGGAGATTTTTCAGGAAATTGTAGAACGTAAATATAGGGAACAGGAATGA
- a CDS encoding ABC transporter ATP-binding protein, translating into MVQMAIELRNVRKQRRSKTIGPLNLNLPQGYITALVGQNGSGKSTLLNLLLQLSNPEEGDIYWFENKYDSELPLELRQSIAYVPENSISEENRWNAEQAARFRKHWYPNWDESYFQDLMDRFEVPYHMRLSKMSKGERRKFEIAAALASRPRLLLLDEPSSGLDPFAWKIMMETLRKYMEETQATMIISTHIVEEVRRLADYIVLMHRGELLGMAEKDSLFGAWTEVWVHVADEGELAELSAELPGGLNFTIDTPGVASFIIEQFPTNEKRIHDLGVKVIKSRSLELDEILGLWTQGHRPILIDHKRGE; encoded by the coding sequence ATGGTACAGATGGCGATAGAATTGCGGAATGTACGCAAACAGCGGCGTAGCAAGACAATTGGGCCGCTAAACCTGAATCTGCCTCAAGGATATATTACAGCTTTGGTAGGTCAGAATGGATCTGGCAAAAGCACGCTGCTGAATCTACTGCTACAGTTGTCGAACCCAGAGGAAGGCGATATTTATTGGTTTGAAAATAAGTATGATAGCGAGCTCCCTCTAGAGCTTCGACAGTCTATTGCATACGTCCCTGAAAATTCGATTTCGGAAGAGAATCGCTGGAATGCGGAACAAGCGGCCCGATTTCGAAAGCATTGGTATCCGAACTGGGATGAGTCGTATTTTCAGGATCTAATGGATCGATTTGAAGTTCCGTATCATATGAGGCTTTCGAAGATGTCTAAGGGTGAGCGTCGAAAATTTGAAATTGCTGCAGCACTTGCGTCACGCCCGCGTCTATTGTTACTGGATGAGCCTTCTTCTGGTCTTGATCCTTTTGCCTGGAAGATTATGATGGAGACGCTTCGTAAGTATATGGAAGAGACCCAAGCAACGATGATTATCTCTACACACATTGTGGAGGAGGTACGTCGGCTGGCAGATTACATCGTGCTTATGCATAGGGGAGAACTGCTGGGTATGGCCGAGAAAGACAGTCTATTCGGTGCTTGGACCGAGGTGTGGGTACATGTTGCAGATGAAGGGGAGCTTGCTGAGTTATCGGCGGAATTACCGGGGGGCTTAAACTTTACCATAGATACACCGGGTGTAGCTTCTTTTATCATAGAACAATTCCCTACGAACGAGAAACGCATTCATGACTTGGGCGTAAAAGTTATCAAGAGTCGGAGTTTGGAATTGGACGAAATATTGGGTTTATGGACACAGGGACATCGTCCTATCCTAATTGATCACAAGAGAGGGGAATAG
- a CDS encoding ATP-binding cassette domain-containing protein: MEALKLESVMKQYGEKTAVNGINLTVGKGEIYGLLGANGAGKTTTMRMVLGLIYPDGGNILYNGKPYNSELQQIMGYLPEERGLYPKVKVSDQIVYLARLRGMSASDADKSLRYWLDRFEVPDYYNKKIEELSKGNQQKMGFIAAVVHKPQILILDEAFSGLDPVNVELLKDTVRELRDQGTSILFSTHRMEHVEELCRNITILDRSNTVVQGDIRTIKSGYPREQVLLRTANEVTGLESITGVTAVQRQERGYLLSISEIGAAQRILQQAMAQGEVEHFEIKEPTLNQIFIRAVGESHE; the protein is encoded by the coding sequence ATGGAAGCCTTAAAGCTGGAAAGTGTAATGAAGCAATATGGAGAAAAAACCGCTGTAAACGGAATTAACCTAACGGTAGGCAAGGGGGAAATTTACGGATTACTGGGGGCAAATGGTGCAGGAAAAACAACCACTATGCGCATGGTGCTTGGCCTAATTTACCCTGATGGTGGCAATATTTTATATAATGGAAAGCCGTATAACAGCGAACTTCAGCAAATCATGGGCTATCTACCCGAAGAAAGAGGATTATATCCAAAGGTAAAGGTAAGCGATCAAATCGTCTACTTGGCACGTCTGCGTGGGATGTCAGCTAGTGATGCGGATAAGAGTCTTCGTTATTGGCTAGATCGGTTTGAGGTTCCGGATTATTACAATAAGAAGATTGAAGAGCTCTCCAAAGGGAATCAGCAGAAAATGGGCTTTATCGCCGCAGTCGTTCATAAGCCGCAAATTCTCATACTAGACGAGGCCTTTAGTGGTTTGGACCCTGTTAATGTGGAACTACTGAAAGATACGGTAAGAGAATTGCGTGATCAAGGAACAAGCATCTTATTCTCTACACACCGGATGGAGCATGTTGAAGAACTTTGCCGTAATATTACGATTTTGGATCGTTCTAATACCGTCGTGCAAGGCGATATTCGTACGATTAAGAGTGGGTATCCTCGTGAACAAGTATTGTTGCGTACGGCTAACGAAGTGACCGGTCTAGAATCTATTACAGGCGTAACAGCTGTGCAGCGACAGGAGCGAGGTTATCTGTTGTCGATCAGTGAGATCGGCGCAGCACAGCGTATCCTACAGCAGGCGATGGCGCAGGGTGAAGTGGAGCATTTTGAAATTAAGGAACCAACGTTAAATCAAATCTTTATCAGAGCGGTAGGTGAATCTCATGAATAA
- a CDS encoding ABC transporter permease — MNKMGTIIGFTFKNKVRTKSFMITTLILVLLLSIGMNLPYIIDQFKGESTTSAETQIAVIAEEGNQAAELLKAYTSPEGMPQAKVVQYTSADDAELKKALDEGTVEGYVTFAEPTGEGLPPVTYHSKDGELNGDAQIYLQNALQQANTQFIVGDKLTQEQIAAMSTPVQIATQQLNADGTAGDKDASQESTPAINYVIVYAMLMLFFMSIMMTGNMIAAEITSEKSSRIMEILITSASPLAQMFGKVIGVFLVGLLQIGVIIAAVVVNLKLPHNATILKDLDLDLGQLNINLLLYGIVLYVLGYFLYALMYAAVGSIVSRTEDLGQAVMPIMMLGFVAFYVPLFSISNADTLLVKVASYVPFTSPLTMLLRIGVGEVAIWQVIVSLAILLVTTFIFGWLAAKIYRTGVLMYGKRPSIKEIRKAMKAYKI, encoded by the coding sequence ATGAATAAGATGGGGACAATTATTGGCTTTACCTTTAAAAATAAAGTAAGAACGAAATCATTCATGATTACTACGTTAATTCTAGTGTTGCTGCTCAGCATTGGGATGAATCTCCCATACATCATCGATCAGTTTAAGGGCGAGTCTACAACAAGCGCAGAGACTCAAATTGCTGTGATCGCGGAAGAAGGAAATCAGGCTGCAGAGTTGTTGAAGGCATATACTTCACCTGAAGGAATGCCGCAGGCAAAAGTTGTGCAATACACTTCTGCCGATGATGCGGAGCTAAAGAAAGCATTAGATGAAGGGACTGTAGAGGGGTATGTTACTTTTGCAGAACCTACTGGCGAAGGACTTCCACCCGTTACTTACCATAGTAAAGATGGTGAACTGAACGGAGATGCACAAATCTATCTCCAAAATGCCCTTCAGCAGGCCAATACACAGTTCATCGTTGGCGACAAGCTGACGCAGGAGCAGATTGCTGCTATGTCAACACCGGTGCAGATAGCTACTCAGCAGCTCAACGCTGATGGAACTGCGGGAGATAAAGATGCGTCTCAGGAATCCACTCCGGCTATTAATTACGTCATTGTATACGCCATGCTTATGCTGTTCTTCATGTCTATCATGATGACTGGTAATATGATCGCAGCTGAGATCACTTCGGAGAAGAGCTCACGGATCATGGAGATTCTGATTACAAGTGCGTCCCCTTTAGCGCAAATGTTCGGTAAAGTTATCGGTGTCTTCTTAGTAGGTTTATTACAAATTGGCGTCATTATCGCAGCGGTAGTCGTCAATCTTAAGCTTCCGCATAATGCAACGATTTTGAAAGATTTAGACCTAGATTTAGGTCAGCTTAATATTAACTTATTGCTTTATGGGATTGTACTTTATGTGCTAGGTTATTTCCTCTACGCCTTGATGTATGCGGCTGTAGGTTCAATTGTCAGCCGTACAGAGGATCTAGGCCAAGCGGTTATGCCGATTATGATGTTAGGGTTCGTAGCTTTCTATGTTCCACTGTTTAGTATTTCCAATGCGGACACTCTACTGGTTAAGGTAGCGAGTTATGTGCCGTTCACCTCTCCATTGACCATGCTACTCCGAATTGGTGTTGGTGAAGTAGCGATCTGGCAAGTTATTGTGTCATTAGCCATCCTGCTTGTTACCACGTTCATTTTTGGCTGGTTGGCTGCCAAGATCTATCGCACGGGCGTATTGATGTACGGCAAACGTCCAAGTATTAAAGAGATCAGAAAAGCGATGAAGGCGTACAAGATCTAA
- the kdpA gene encoding potassium-transporting ATPase subunit KdpA: MGILQIVAVIVILILLVKPMGTYLYHVFSNEQNRTDRWFARTEKGIYKLIGLKKRDGMSWKKYALSFILTNIVLVAFSYIFLRLQRGLPLNPNGIADMEQTLSFNTVISFMTNTNLQHYSGESGLSYFSQMAVITMMMFTSAASGLSVAVAFVRGITGQKSVGNFFEDFVKAQIRVFIPLALLVSLVLVGLHVPQTLKPSLAVTTLEGQTQQIAIGPVASLESIKHLGTNGGGFFGANSSHPFENPNPLTNVLEILSMWMLPASLPYMYGLFAKNKRQGWVIFTAMMTLFVLLLSLNFYAESKGNPAINLLGIESSQGSMEGKEVRFGIPQSSLFTSVTTAATTGSVNNMHDTLTPLGGITPLALMMLNNVFGGKGVGLINMLMYAILGVFLCGLMVGRTPEFLGRKIEAREMKLIAIAILVHPFIILVPTAGAFLTDLGKGAITNPGFHGLSQVLYEYVSSAANNGSGFEGLADNTTFWNVTTGIVMLLGRYVSMIAMLAVAGSLLRKKPVPETIGTFRTDNGLFTGILIVTVLIIGALTFLPVIVLGPIAEYLTLR, encoded by the coding sequence ATGGGCATTTTGCAAATAGTTGCTGTAATCGTAATTCTCATCTTGCTGGTTAAGCCGATGGGCACGTATTTATATCATGTATTTTCTAATGAACAGAATCGTACAGATAGATGGTTTGCACGTACAGAGAAAGGTATTTATAAGCTGATCGGCTTGAAGAAGCGGGACGGAATGTCCTGGAAGAAGTATGCACTCAGCTTTATTTTAACGAATATCGTGCTGGTTGCTTTCAGTTATATCTTTCTTAGATTACAGCGGGGATTGCCGCTGAATCCGAATGGAATTGCGGATATGGAGCAGACGCTTTCATTCAATACAGTAATCAGCTTTATGACGAATACGAACCTGCAGCATTATAGTGGGGAGTCGGGACTTTCGTATTTTTCACAAATGGCAGTTATTACGATGATGATGTTTACGTCTGCAGCGAGCGGACTTTCTGTTGCTGTTGCCTTTGTCAGAGGGATTACGGGACAGAAATCAGTTGGGAACTTCTTCGAGGATTTCGTTAAAGCACAAATTCGTGTGTTCATTCCGCTAGCTCTGCTGGTTTCATTGGTGCTGGTAGGACTGCATGTGCCGCAAACACTCAAGCCATCGCTTGCGGTTACTACACTTGAAGGGCAAACGCAACAAATCGCTATCGGTCCAGTAGCTTCTCTGGAATCGATCAAACATTTGGGCACGAACGGAGGCGGCTTCTTCGGGGCCAATTCATCCCATCCTTTTGAGAACCCTAATCCACTTACGAACGTACTGGAGATTCTCTCTATGTGGATGTTGCCAGCTTCACTCCCATATATGTACGGATTGTTTGCCAAGAACAAACGTCAGGGCTGGGTGATTTTTACCGCAATGATGACCTTGTTCGTACTGTTACTAAGCCTGAACTTTTATGCTGAATCAAAGGGTAATCCGGCGATCAATCTACTTGGAATCGAATCTTCACAAGGTAGCATGGAAGGTAAAGAGGTACGCTTCGGCATTCCACAGTCATCCTTGTTTACTTCGGTAACAACCGCAGCTACGACAGGTAGTGTTAACAATATGCATGATACTCTGACGCCGCTGGGAGGCATTACGCCTCTGGCACTGATGATGCTGAACAATGTCTTCGGTGGTAAAGGTGTCGGACTGATCAATATGCTGATGTATGCGATTCTGGGTGTCTTCCTGTGTGGTCTGATGGTCGGCAGGACACCGGAGTTTCTCGGAAGGAAGATAGAGGCCAGGGAGATGAAGCTGATCGCCATCGCGATCCTCGTTCACCCGTTCATTATCCTTGTGCCAACCGCAGGTGCGTTCCTGACGGATTTGGGCAAAGGAGCGATTACGAACCCTGGATTCCATGGACTTAGCCAAGTGTTATATGAATATGTCTCTTCTGCTGCGAACAACGGTTCAGGGTTTGAAGGGCTTGCGGACAATACAACCTTTTGGAATGTCACAACCGGGATCGTGATGCTGCTAGGCCGTTATGTCTCCATGATCGCTATGCTGGCGGTAGCAGGTTCTCTGCTTCGGAAGAAGCCAGTTCCAGAAACGATCGGCACATTCCGTACAGACAATGGTCTGTTCACTGGGATTCTGATTGTTACGGTATTAATTATTGGTGCACTGACGTTTCTGCCGGTCATTGTGCTCGGCCCGATTGCAGAATATCTAACCTTACGGTAG
- the kdpB gene encoding potassium-transporting ATPase subunit KdpB, protein MSTVKRKKLLTGPILLSAVKDSFIKLNPVTLIKNPVMFVVEVGTIIVLLMVLAPGYFNAEKSLGFNITVLFILLFTVLFANFAEALAEGRGKAQADSLKKTKQDITANKLVGGSVKTVSSSELRKGDIVIVSQGELIPGDGEVIEGLASVDESAITGESAPVIKEAGGDFGSVTGGTRVVSDEIKVRITSDPGESFLDRMISLVEGAKRQKTPNEIALNTLLISLTLIFLIVVVTLRPIATYLGVELDIPVMIALLVCLIPTTIGGLLSAIGIAGMDRVTQFNVLAMSGKAVEAAGDINTMILDKTGTITFGNRMASEFVPVGNESEAELTAWAAISSLKDETPEGRSVIELAKKLERSYDSKLAEGGEFVEFKAETRMSGIDLQDGRCVRKGAVDSVKKWVQSKGGVIPANLDSNSDAIARMGGTPLAVAVDNRIYGLIYLKDTVKPGMKERFDELRRMGIKTIMCTGDNPLTAATIAREAGVDDFIAESTPEDKIAVIRREQNEGKLVAMTGDGTNDAPALAQADVGLAMNSGTTAAKEAANMVDLDSDPSKIIEVVAIGKQLLMTRGALTTFSIANDIAKYFAIIPAMFMLAIPEMEALNVMGLGSPSSAIISALIFNAIIIPLLIPLAMKGVSYKAMSSTKLLGRNIFIYGLGGVVVPFAGIKLIDMIVSVWI, encoded by the coding sequence ATGAGTACTGTAAAAAGAAAAAAGCTGCTGACGGGACCCATACTCCTAAGCGCTGTAAAGGATAGCTTTATTAAGCTTAACCCAGTGACGCTAATCAAAAATCCGGTTATGTTCGTGGTAGAAGTCGGTACGATCATTGTATTGCTAATGGTACTCGCACCTGGATATTTCAATGCTGAGAAATCGCTAGGGTTTAATATCACGGTGTTGTTCATTCTGCTATTTACAGTGCTGTTTGCGAATTTCGCTGAAGCGCTGGCGGAAGGCCGCGGAAAAGCCCAGGCAGATTCGCTCAAGAAAACGAAACAAGATATCACTGCCAACAAACTGGTTGGAGGGTCAGTGAAGACAGTATCCTCCTCCGAGCTGCGTAAAGGGGATATCGTCATCGTCAGTCAGGGAGAACTCATCCCTGGTGACGGTGAAGTGATTGAAGGGCTGGCTTCCGTTGATGAATCAGCGATTACAGGTGAATCTGCACCTGTGATCAAGGAAGCTGGTGGGGACTTTGGTTCCGTTACAGGCGGCACACGGGTCGTCAGTGATGAGATTAAAGTGAGAATCACAAGTGATCCAGGTGAGTCGTTTCTAGATCGAATGATCTCCCTTGTTGAAGGGGCGAAACGTCAGAAGACACCGAATGAAATCGCGCTAAATACGCTCTTGATCAGTCTGACGCTAATTTTCCTGATTGTAGTAGTGACCTTGCGGCCGATTGCAACTTATCTAGGCGTTGAATTAGACATTCCCGTCATGATCGCCTTGTTGGTCTGTCTGATCCCGACAACAATCGGGGGACTGCTCTCTGCAATCGGAATAGCGGGTATGGATCGAGTGACCCAGTTTAATGTACTTGCGATGTCGGGTAAGGCAGTTGAGGCTGCCGGCGATATTAATACGATGATCTTAGATAAGACCGGTACGATTACCTTTGGGAACCGGATGGCGAGTGAATTTGTACCTGTCGGAAATGAATCCGAAGCTGAGCTTACGGCATGGGCGGCCATTAGTTCCCTAAAGGATGAGACGCCTGAGGGACGTTCTGTTATTGAGCTGGCCAAGAAGCTGGAACGCAGCTATGACAGCAAACTTGCTGAAGGTGGGGAATTCGTAGAATTTAAGGCGGAAACCCGGATGAGTGGTATTGATCTGCAAGATGGACGCTGTGTACGTAAAGGTGCGGTAGACTCCGTGAAGAAGTGGGTACAGTCGAAAGGCGGGGTAATTCCCGCTAATCTAGACAGTAATTCCGATGCTATCGCACGGATGGGGGGAACCCCGCTTGCTGTTGCAGTAGACAATCGAATCTATGGACTTATTTACTTGAAGGATACGGTAAAGCCGGGTATGAAAGAGCGGTTTGATGAGCTGCGGAGGATGGGGATCAAGACCATCATGTGTACGGGCGACAATCCCCTGACCGCAGCTACTATTGCCCGTGAAGCGGGTGTAGATGATTTCATCGCTGAAAGTACACCAGAGGATAAAATAGCGGTCATTCGCCGCGAACAGAACGAAGGCAAGTTGGTTGCTATGACAGGGGATGGTACAAATGATGCCCCTGCCCTTGCTCAAGCTGATGTGGGGTTAGCGATGAACAGCGGCACTACAGCTGCTAAGGAAGCGGCAAACATGGTTGATTTGGACTCCGACCCTTCGAAGATCATAGAAGTCGTAGCGATTGGCAAGCAGCTACTGATGACACGAGGCGCGTTAACAACCTTTAGTATCGCGAATGATATCGCGAAGTATTTCGCCATTATTCCAGCGATGTTCATGCTCGCCATTCCTGAAATGGAAGCCCTGAATGTAATGGGACTAGGCTCACCAAGCTCGGCTATAATATCCGCGTTAATATTCAATGCTATTATTATTCCGCTGCTCATCCCACTGGCTATGAAGGGAGTCTCGTATAAAGCTATGAGCTCTACGAAGCTGCTCGGACGCAATATTTTTATCTATGGGCTAGGCGGAGTGGTTGTACCTTTTGCGGGCATCAAGCTCATTGATATGATCGTAAGTGTATGGATTTAA
- the kdpC gene encoding potassium-transporting ATPase subunit KdpC encodes MEDAEEQLSSSKGAYFFIIVRLSLVFIVLCGVIYPLTTTAIAQVLMPSQANGSLLKNDAGVVVGSELIGQNFTDPALFHGRVSSIEYKAEASGSNNYAPSNPDMLQRTKDFITQWQLDNPDVALSKLPVDLVTNSGSGLDPHITPASAIVQIPRISNLTGIPATQLEELVNKHTEGRDLGLFGEERVNVLKLNMDLQKLSNK; translated from the coding sequence ATTGAGGACGCTGAAGAGCAGCTGTCATCATCGAAAGGTGCTTACTTCTTTATTATTGTACGACTAAGTCTAGTCTTTATTGTTCTCTGCGGAGTGATCTATCCTCTGACGACTACAGCGATTGCTCAGGTTCTGATGCCATCGCAAGCGAACGGTAGCTTGCTTAAGAATGATGCTGGAGTAGTTGTAGGCTCGGAACTCATCGGGCAGAACTTTACGGACCCCGCTCTATTCCATGGCCGTGTGTCCAGCATTGAGTATAAAGCGGAAGCTTCAGGCTCCAATAACTACGCTCCATCCAATCCGGATATGCTACAGCGGACGAAGGATTTTATCACACAGTGGCAGCTCGATAACCCGGATGTAGCATTGAGCAAATTGCCGGTAGATTTGGTAACCAACTCAGGTTCGGGGCTTGATCCGCATATCACGCCTGCTTCGGCTATCGTGCAGATTCCCCGGATTAGCAATTTAACTGGTATTCCTGCCACGCAGTTGGAAGAGCTCGTGAACAAGCATACTGAAGGTCGCGACCTAGGGTTGTTCGGTGAAGAACGGGTAAATGTATTGAAGCTGAACATGGATCTTCAAAAACTATCGAACAAATAA